DNA from Synechococcus sp. CBW1108:
CTGGAGAGTGGCGATGCGGGCTGAGTCGTTGCGGGGTTCCGGTGGGGCCGTGGTGGAGGGTCCCCTGCTGCTGACGCCCCAGGTGTTCGGCGACGATCGCGGCTTTTTCCTGGAGAGCTGGAATGGGGAGCGCTGGCAGGAGCTGCTGGCGGCCCATGGCCAGAGCCCCGTGCCCTTCGTGCAGGACAACCACTCCCGCTCGGCCCGGGGCGTGCTGCGCGGGCTGCACTGGCAGCTGCCGCCCCACCCCCAGGCCAAGTTGGTGCGTTGCGTGCTGGGGTCGATCTTTGATGTGGCAGTGGATCTGCGCCGTGGCTCGCCCAGCTTCGGCCAGTGGTTGGGGGCTGAGCTGAGCGCCGCCAATCACCAGCAGCTCTGGGTCCCGGTGGGCTTCGCCCACGGCTTCCTCACCCTCAGCGAGCACGCCGAAGTGCTCTACAAGACCACCGACTTCTGGAGCCGCAGCTGTGAGCGGGCCCTGCGCTGGGACGATCCCGACCTGGCGATTAGCTGGCCCCAGCTGGAGACTGCCCCCCTGCTTTCCGAGAAGGATGGGGCGGCCCCGCTGCTGGCGGAGCTGGGCGCCGCCGATCGGTTCGACTGAGCTTGGGGATTAACAGGCATCCCGACCTAACAGGCATTGCGACTTATTAATGCTGAATTGGCGAAAGCCTGTTGACCCCGGCGCGGGCTTGGGCAGGGGCTGCTGGCTCTATTGCGATTGGCTGGCTGGATCGATATAACTCTGCTGATACGAGCCGCGCCGTTCCGGCAAGGGGGCTGATGATAAATAAATTCATTGCGCTGCTCGATCGCTGGATTGCGGCTTCCAGTGGTGCTGACCGCCGGATTGAGGAGCTCGAAGCCCTGCACCGCAAGGGTCTCTATGCCATTCGCCACTCCCCCGAGGTGGATGTGGCCCCAGCTGACTACTGCGAAGCGGCTGGCCTTCCCCGCGGCACCCACTGGCCGGTGGTGGTGGCTGCCGTGCTCGATGAGGTGTCCAACAGCCAGCAGAGCCACACCGTTGAAACCCTCAGGGCCCTGGTGCAGGCAAATTTCCTCAGCCAGCAGGGGATGGAGCGCACCCTTGCCTTCATGGCCAAAGCAAACCCTGTTGTCAAAACCCTGATCTTCGACCGCCGACTGGATGCCGCCTGAGCCTGAATTTATGATGACTGACCTGCTCCCTGCCGGTATTAATCGGGTGCTGGTGACCGGCGGCGCCGGCTTCATCGGCGGGGCGGTGGTGCGCCGCCTGCTGCGCGATACGACCGCGGCCGTGTTCAACCTCGACAAGGTCGGCTACGCCAGCGACCTGACCAGCATCGGCCCTAACCCGCGCCACCAGCTCCTGAAGGTGGACCTCGCCGACGCGGCCGCCACGGCCGAGGCCGTGTGCGCGGCTGACCCGGACCTGGTGATGCACCTGGCGGCGGAAAGCCATGTGGACCGCTCAATCGATGGGCCCGGCGCCTTCATTGAGAGCAATGTGACGGGCAGCTTCAACCTGCTGCAGGCGGTGCGGACCCACTGGGAAGCCCTGGCCAGCGAGCGACAGGGGCGCTTTCGCTTCCACCACATCAGTACCGATGAGGTGTTCGGCTCCCTGGGGCCCGAGGGTCGCTTTTCAGAAACCACCCCCTACGACCCCCGCAGCCCCTACTCGGCGAGCAAGGCGGCGAGCGATCACCTGGTGAGCGCCTGGCACCACACCTATGGCCTGCCGGTGGTGCTCACCAACTGCTCCAACAACTACGGCCCCTGGCAGTTCCCCGAGAAGCTGATCCCGGTGGTGATCCTCAAGGCGGCGGCGGGCGAGCCGATTCCGCTCTACGGCGATGGCGCCAACGTGCGCGACTGGCTCTATGTGGAAGACCACGTGGAGGCCCTGCTGCTGGCGGCAACCCGGGGACGCCTGGGCCAGAGCTACTGCGTGGGCGGGGCAGGCGACCATGGCAGCCCGAGCGAACGCACCAACAAGCAAGTGGTGGAGGCGATCTGCAGCCTGATGGATCAGCTGCGGCCTGAGGGCGCCCCCCATGGACGCCTGATCACGCCGGTGACCGATCGCCCCGGCCACGACCGGCGCTACGCGATCGATGCGGCCAAGATCACCAGCGAACTGGGCTGGCGGCCTGGCCACAGCTTCGAAGCGGGCCTTGGGGCAACGGTGCGCTGGTATCTCGACAACCTGGCCTGGTGTGGGCGGGTGCAGGCCCAGGCCGGCTACCAGGGCCAGCGGATCGGCACCAGGGCGCCTGGCCTGCCAGCGTGAGGTTGTGAAGGTGAGCTTGTGAAGGTATTGCTCACCGGCGCTGCCGGCCAGCTGGGCCAGGCCCTGATCCACTCCAGGCCCGAGGGTGTCGGGCTGATTGCCTGCGGCCGGGCCGAGCTGGACCTGGCCGATCCGCAGGCCTGCGCCGCGGCGGTGCGGTTGCACCGGCCGGCCTGGGTGCTCAATGCCGGCGCCTATACGGCGGTGGATAGGGCCGAAAGCGAGCCGGAGCTGGCCCAGGCCGTCAATGGCGGCGCTCCGGCGGCCTTTGCTGAAGCGCTGGCGTCCACGGGGGGCCGGTTGCTGCAGGTGAGCACAGACTTTGTCTTCAACGGCGCCCAGGGTTCCCCCTACCGGCCCGACCAGCCCCTCGATCCGCTCGGGGTGTATGGCGCCAGCAAGGCCGCCGGCGAGGTGGCGGCGCTGCAGTTGGCCGGTGCCCGGGTGCTGCGCACCAGCTGGGTGTACGGCCCGGTGGGTCAGAACTTTTGCCGCACCATGCTGCGGCTCCACCGCGAGCGGCCCCAGATTGGCGTGGTGGCCGACCAGGTGGGGTGCCCCACCAGCACCCACACCCTGGCGGCGGCCTGCTGGCGGGCGATCGGTCTGGGGGCCCCCGCCGGCGCCGACCAACCGCGGATCTTGCATTGGAGCGATGCCGGCGCGGCCAGTTGGTATGACTTTGCGGTGGCGATCGGCGAGCTGGGCGTGGCGGCTGGCCTGCTGGAGCGGGCCGCCAGCGTGCGGCCCCTCACCAGCGCCGAATACCCCACCCCGGCCCAGCGCCCCAGCTACTCCTTGCTCGACTGCAGCGCCAGCCGGGCCGCCCTGGGGCTCGAGCCCCAACATTGGCGAGCGGCCCTGGCTGAGGTGTTGGGAGTGGTCTTGGCTGAGGTGAGGCCGGCGAGCTGAGCCGGGGGGCAGCCAGCTGCTGTCGTTGTGCCCATGGCCGTAATTGGTCAGGGCGAATTGCTAATCCCTTTGCTAACCCCTAGTCTTGACCATCCATTGGCTAGCCGAAGGGGGTGCCAAGCAAGCAAACAACCGGCGATGGCCGCCACTATCTATCTGCACTGGGCCGCGACGGCCTACACCTGGGTGCGCAGCGGGCTCTACCACTCGATCATCCGAGGCGATGGCCAGGTGCAGCGGCTGCACAGCTACGCGGTGGACCTGCCGGCCCACACCTGGCGGCGCAACAGCAATGCGATTGCCCTGAGCTGCGCCTGCATGGGCGGGCGCCCCGATCCCTGGACCATTCCGCCCACCCCCATGCAGCTGGAGGCCCTCTGCCAGGAGGCCGCCGCCGTGGCCCGCAGCTGGGGCTGGGATGCAGGCGCCATCACCATCCAGCGGCTGATGACCCACGCCGAGGCCGCCGCCAACCGCGACGGGCGCCAGCCCCACGACAACTACGGCCCAGTGATCTGGGGCGGCACCGGCGAGCGCTGGGACCTTCTTCAGCTGGAGAAGGGCGGCCCGCCCACCGGCGGTGAGCAGTTGCGCCAGCGGGTGCGCCAGATCCTGCGGGGCGAGGCGGGTGCAGCGGGTGCGACGGGTGCTTCGGGTGCGGAGATGGCGCCTGATCCTGAGCCTTTGCAGTTTGTGCGCAGCAGCGTCATCCAGGCGCGCGGCGAGCCCCTGGCAACCGCGATCGATGAGCATGGCAGCAGTTGGGCCCTGGCCGCCGAGCTGCTTGAGCGCTACGGGCTTGCGTTTGAGTGGGATGGGCAGCGCCGCCGGATTATCGTGGGCGCCCTCGATGTGGTGCCGCTTTTCCGGGAGGATGCGGTGCAGGCTTCGGTGGGCTGGCCGCTGGTGGAGATCACGCTGCAGCAGGCCCTGGCGCCGGTAATCCTGCGGGGGATCCTGCGCGAGGGGCGGGCCTGGTGTCGGGTGCTGGAGTTTGCCGAGGAGTTTGGGATCAGCGCCAGCTTCGATCCCTTTGCCCTGGCCGAGCGTCGCGGCGGCTGAGGGGCAATTCAGGGTTCGGAACCGTATTTGGAACCGTATTTGGAACTGGGCTCGGAGCTGGGAGCGGTCAGCTCAGGCACTGTCAGCCCCTGTTGGGGCCAGCGATCAACGGAGCCACTCCTGCGGAAGATCGACAATCGCGCGGAACTCGGGATCCTTGTGCAACAGGGTGGCGCCCACCTGCTGCGCCGCCGCAGCGATCCAGGCATCGGCCAGCGAGAGCGAGTGACGCGTCTTGATGCTGGCGGCTTGTTCCAGCAGACGCTCTGAGGCCTCCACCCAGCGCAGCGGCAGGGCCTTGAGTTGCTCATAGGCCAGGCGGCCGGCGCGCTCGTCCTCGTCTTTCCACACGCGGTAGAGCACCTCCATCCGGCTTAGAAAGCAGGCGTAGCAGCGGTCGGGTTGCTCCAAGGTCTGTTCGACCCGTTCGGCGCCCGGTTCGTCGTCGCGCAGCGTGAGCAGCGCCGAGGTGTCGAGCAGGAGCAGCGATCCCATCTGGCGGGTCATTCATCTGCCAGCCGCTCGGCTTCGCGATCGGCCAGCAGGCGTTGGCTGGAGCCGCTACGGCGGCCCATGCCACGGAAGGCTTTCACAGGGGAGGGATCCACCGGTACCACCCGGATGGAGCCATCGGCCTCCACGATCCATTCCAGGCGCTGGGCTGGCCCAAGGGAGAAGCGCGTCCGAATGGCGGCCGGGATCACGGTTTGCCCGCGAGCTGTGATGGTGCTGCGCATGGCCGAATTCCGGCGTGTGAATTACCAAATTCTATCTTTGATCATTCATGGCTTCGGCTTGCCCAATGGCAAATGGCCGCTTCTCCTGGGCTATGAGCACCTGGCTGTGGACCAGCAGCTGGCTGTCCATTGGCGGAAGCCCTGTTGCTCCATCAAATCCGCTGGGCAGCACCGACCTGCGGCACCTGTTTGTGCTCCCAGAGGCGATGGCGCTGATGTCAGGCGCAGAGGTGTTGCGGCTGGCAAACAGCGGCCTCTGCAGTCTCACGGCCTTCCCGGACCTGGCCATGCCTCTCGATTGGCTGCTGACTGAACCCGAAGGGTTCGAAGGGGAATGACCCTGGGTCAAGCTCGTTGCTTGGGGGTGTCGGGAAATCTGTACAGCTGTACAGATTTTGGACGCTTTCAGCTCAGTCCCAGCCGGCGGGGGCGATCAGCCACGTTCACCGGGATTCTGGGGCTTTCCGGGTTCACCGTGATCGACCGCAGCTGGGGCCGCAGCAGGAGATCCATGTAGGGCACGCACCTCGAATCCCTGCAGCTCGGGGCGGGTGGTCGGGGTAAAAGGGTTTTGCCCGCAGGGATGCCCGCCATGGATGCGTTCACGCCATTCCCCCATACTCCTCCAGCAACGAGATCACGTCTCGGACTCGCCTGGCGTTGCGTTCGGAGGGTTCGAGCTGGTGCCTGTGCTGGACAAGATTGCACTTGAGCTTGCTGCTGAGCTCGTCGAGCCGCTTGATCTCTTGTTCGATCGCGTAGCGCTCCATGTCGACGTCGATCGTTGGATGCCAGCTTGCTGTTCTATAGCCGCCGCCACGGCGGCAGCTGCTCCCAGGAGGTTGACATGGGTATAAATTGGTAAAAGGTGTGATCAGGGCGAGGAGCAGGGGTGCAAAAACCGTAATCCAGCCTTGCCGGTCAAAACACAAAGTCACCGTAGCGAGCCCAAGCCCTCAGTACAGGAAAACTACTGGGGCATCCGTGGAATCACGGGCCAGTCGGACGGCCGGATCCAGGGCCTCGATCTGCGGCCAGAGCTGCTGCGGCGCGATTGAGCGCTCGCAGCCTGAACCCGAAGGGTTCGAAGGGGAATGACCTTGCGTCAGGCGACCGGCCTACTTGGCCAGGCTCACCGGGGCTGCAGCATGTGATCGATGTCTTCCATGGGGATGACCCCCAGCAGCACCTCGTTGCCCAGCACCATGGCGCCGGTGTCCACCGGCCAGGATGACTTCGCGCTGTTCCAGCTCCCGCAGTTGCAGCTGGATGGCGATGTGGGGCCCGGTGGGGATGGTTTGGAGAACAGCATTCCCCGGTGGCCTCCTGCAGGACTGATTGAGCCCATGGGCTCCCTGCTGGCCCAAGGGCCTTCCCGGACGTGGCCATGGCTCTTGATTGGCTCGCTGATTGAACCCGAAGGGTTCGAAGGGGAATGACCCTGGGTCAGGCGCGTTGCTTAGGAGTTTGCGGAAAAACTGCCTGAAAGGCCGCGTTTTTCCCTCCAGAGAGCTGATTGTGCTCCGTTCGGGCTGAAATGATGCGTTTCAGCGGTTCAGAACGCCCGATTTCAGGCGTTTTGCCCCGTTGGGGCTTCCTGGAGGCCGCCTCATTGGCACACCTCTGGGCAACCACCTGTTCATGCCGCCGCCATCGCCGGTTTGAGCAGGTTGCCCAGCCGGATCAGGTTGTAGGCGATCACGTGCAGGCCAAACACCGCACTCACCTTGTCGGTGCCGCGCAGTTTGAATTGGCGCAGACCGCCCCACTGTTTGATCCAACCAAACACCTTCTCGATACCGCGGCGGGCATTGATCGACTTGGCGTAGCCCTCGTGGCGCGTGGTGCGGCCATCAATGGCGGAGCCACCAGAGCGGGCGGTGTTCTGAGCGACGTGCGGCGTCACGGCGATGCGACGCATCTCGGCGACAAAGCCCTTGGTGTCGTAGTTCTTGTCGGCACCGATGGTTTTTTGGTGGGCACCGGGGATGTCAGCCGCCATCGCTTTGGCGGCTGACATCCCCGGTACCCACTGCTTGGGTAACGCGGCAATCGACGATCAGGGCATGGCGGTTGTCCATGAGCACGTGGCCTCGGTAGCTGGGTTGAGCCGGGTGGGAATTGGACTTGCGGGCCAGCAAGGCGTCTGGATCGACGCTGGAGCGGTGGGTCTTGTTGCTGAGCTTGATGCCGCGGAAGTCACCCTTGGCCCGCTTCTTACCGGGCTTTGGAGCGCCAAAGCCCTCGCCAGGGCCTGACGACGGTGGCGGTGGGTCCTGCTGACCATCGGTCCGCTCCAGTGAGGCATGGGACGCCCAGGCCTGCAGCAGGGTGCCATCCACTGAGAAGTGTTCGTCGCTGAGTAGCGGCTTGACCTCCGGAGCACCCATCAGCTTCTCCAGGAAGCGCCCCATGACCTGCTCGTTCAGCAACCGCTCCCGATTTTTGGTGAATGTGGTGGGGTGCCAGATCGGATCATCCGGGCTCAGGCCCACAAACCAGCGGTACAGCAGGTTGTAGTGGAGCTGCTCCAGCAACAGCCGCTCCGAGCGAATCCCGTAGAACGCCTGCAGCAACGAGGCCAGCAGCAGCTGTTCTGGCGGCACCGAGGGCCGGCCTTCTGCGGCGTAGAGCGCGCAAAAGGTGGGATTGAGCCGATCGAGGGCCTGATCCGCCAGTTTCCGGATCCGCCGCAGCGGATGACTGGCCGGGATCCGCTCCTCAATCGACACGTAGGAGAACAGGGAGCCGCTGCGCTCCCGGTGACCTCGCATCTGGGCTGGGCGGTTAATCCATTTTCGCGCAGGCTTGGTTTTTCAGCAAACTCTTAGGTGTGTCTGCAAATCAGTACAAGCTGTACAGATTTTGCACGCTTTCGACTCAGCCCTGGCCGGCGGGGTCGATCGGCCAGCTTCACCGGGATGGCAGGGATCTCCGGGCAGGTTTCACAGCGATCGACTGCAGCTGGCGCTGCAAACTCCTGGCCCCCCGGTTTCAGGAAAGATGTCACCCCTTTGATCCATCCATCCGGGGGCTTGAGGACATGACCAATGCGCCGATACAGCGAGGCCGTTAAGGCTGATGTGAGGAGACGGATGCACCCGCCCCACAGGCAGAGCGTGGCCCGGATTTCAGAGGAGCTGGGCATTCACGTGATGACCCTCTACAAATGGAGGAAGGCCTGGCGGTTGCAGGGAGAGGTGGTGCCGGCATCCGAGAAGGAACCAGAGGGCTGGAACGCCGCCGACAAGTTCACGGTGGTGCTGGAAAGCGCCGGGCTCAATGCCACCGAACTCAGCGCCTACTGCCGCGAGCGGGGCCTGTTCCCTGAGCAGGTGAGCCGTTGGCGGCAGGCGGCCCAGGATGCCAACGCCAAGCCGGTGCTGACGATGGCCGAACAGAAGGAGCTCGAGAAGCTCCGCGCCCAGGACCAGCGGGAGATCAAAGCCCTCAGAAAGGAACTGCAGCGCAAGGAGAAGGCCATGGCGGAGATGGCGGCTTTGCTGGTGCTGCAAAAAAAGTGGGATGCCTTCTGTTCGGAGGACGCGGAAGGCTGACCAGCGCCGTGCACCGGCGGAAGGTGATCGAGCTGATCGGGGAGGCCAATGCTGCGGGCGCCGGCCTGGTGAGGGCCTGTGGTGTGATCGGCATCTGCCTGCGCACCCTCAAACGCTGGCGGAAGGCCTTCCTGGGTGATGGGGACGGCGTGGATCGCCGTAAAGGCAGTGCTCGGCTGGTGGGTCACCGCCTGAGCGAGGAAGAGCGCCAGCGAATCCTGCTGACGTGCAACCAGCCGGAGTACGCCGCGCTGCCGCCAGGGCAGATCGTGCCGGCACTGTCCGATCAAAAGCTCTTTATTGGTTCAGAGAGCAGCTTCTATCGGGTGCTGCACCAGGCGGGTCAGTGCCACCGCCGGGGGAGGGCCAGGCTGCCTCAAGAACCGCGCTCGGTGCCGCGCCTCAGGGCGGATGGCCCGAACCAGGTTTGGAGCTGGGACATCAGCTTCCTGCCGACCACGGTGCGGGGTGTGTGGCTCTACCTCTACCTGGTGATCGACGTCTGGAGCCGCAAAGTGGTGGCCTGGGATGTGGCCGAGGTGGAGTCGGCTCAGATCGCCGCGGATCTGGTGCAGCGGGCCTGCCTCAAGGAGCGCTACCACCGCCCCAACGGCTTTGGCCGCCGCCAGTGCCAGCAGCAGCCACTAATCCTCCACGCCGACAACGGCAATGCAATGCGCGGGGCGACGCTGGAATCACGGCTCGAGGAGATGGGCGTGCTCAGATCCTTCTCCCGGCCAAGGGTCTCAAACGACAACCCATACTCGGAATCCCTTTTCCGTACGGTCAAATACCGCCCCGACTACCCCAGCCGGCCATTCGCCAACAAAGAGGAGGCCTGTGAATGGGTGGCAGCATTTGTGGATTGGTACAACCACCGGCACCACCACAGCGCGATCAAATTCGTGACGCCCCACCAGCGCCACAGTGGAGCTGCCAAGGCCATTTGCCAGCAGCGCACTGATGTCTACGAGGCCGCCCGCCGTGCCAATCCAACGCGCTGGAGCGGTGCCACCCGCTGCTGGAGTCAACCGGCAGAAGTGTGGATAAACAAGCCAACAGAAGAGCCCGATCCGGTCCTGGCGCTACCCTTAATCAAGGCCGCCTGAATGGCAGCCAAGGAGTGACAACTTTCCTGAAAGTCACCGGGCTAGCCGCGCATGACCATGGCAGCCCGTATGGTTTTCAGTACTAAAGTGAAGGTATCGATTGGCATGTCGCAATGGCAGACCCGAACCTCCTGGCCAATGTGCTTACCTCTGCCGAGCTCAAGCGCCGCGGCATCGTGGCGATCGAACAAGCCCTTCAGCGCGGACCAGTGCACCTGTTGAAACGTAATCAGCCTGCTGCGGTGGTGTTGAGCGAGCAGCACTACCGGCAGCTGCAACGTCAGGCTGATCAGGCCGTCAGGCCCGAAACATCGGCTTTGGAGTGGTTGTTGATGCAACCTCAGGCGCCCCAGCCGCGCAGTAAAGCAACCATTGACGCTGAGCTGGCTGCCGAGCGCGACTGGTGAGTGGCTGCCGTGATTGCCTTTCTCGATGCCAGTGCCCTTATTTACCTGCTTGAGGGTGAGCCACCTTGGGCCTCGGCGGTCAAGCATGAGCTGCAGGCCCCGGTGACTTTCAGGAAAGTTGTCACTCCTTGGCTGCCATTCAGGCGGCCTTGATTAAGGGTAGCGCCAGGACCGGATCGGGCTCTTCTGTTGGCTTGTTTATCCACACTTCTGCCGGTTGACTCCAGCAGCGGGTGGCACCGCTCCAGCGCGTTGGATTGGCACGGCGGGCGGCCTCGTAGACATCAGTGCGCTGCTGGCAAATGGCCTTGGCAGCTCCACTGTGGCGCTGGTGGGGCGTCACGAATTTGATCGCGCTGTGGTGGTGCCGGTGGTTGTACCAATCCACAAATGCTGCCACCCATTCACAGGCCTCCTCTTTGTTGGCGAATGGCCGGCTGGGGTAGTCGGGGCGGTATTTGACCGTACGGAAAAGGGATTCCGAGTATGGGTTGTCGTTTGAGACCCTTGGCCGGGAGAAGGATCTGAGCACGCCCATCTCCTCGAGCCGTGATTCCAGCGTCGCCCCGCGCATTGCATTGCCGTTGTCGGCGTGGAGGATTAGTGGCTGCTGCTGGCACTGGCGGCGGCCAAAGCCGTTGGGGCGGTGGTAGCGCTCCTTGAGGCAGGCCCGCTGCACCAGATCCGCGGCGATCTGAGCCGACTCCACCTCGGCCACATCCCATGCCACCACTTTGCGGCTCCAGACGTCGATCACCAGGTAGAGGTAGAGCCACACACCCCGCACCGTGGTCGGCAGGAAGCTGATGTCCCAGCTCCAAACCTGGTTCGGGCCATCCGCCCTGAGGCGCGGCACCGAGCGCGGTTCTTGAGGCAGCCTGGCCCTCCCCCGGCGGTGGCACTGACCCGCCTGGTGCAGCACCCGATAGAAGCTGCTCTCTGAACCAATAAAGAGCTTTTGATCGGACAGTGCCGGCACGATCTGCCCTGGCGGCAGCGCGGCGTACTCCGGCTGGTTGCACGTCAGCAGGATTCGCTGGCGCTCTTCCTCGCTCAGGCGGTGACCCACCAGGCGAGCACTGCCTTTACGGCGATCCACGCCGTCCCCATCACCCAGGAAGGCCTTCCGCCAGCGTTTGAGGGTGCGCAGGCAGATGCCGATCACACCACAGGCCCTCACCAGGCCGGCGCCCGCAGCATTGGCCTCCCCGATCAGCTCGATCACCTTCCGCCGGTGCACGGCGCTGGTCAGCCTTCCGCGTCCTCCGAACAGAAGGCATCCCACTTTTTTTGCAGCACCAGCAAAGCCGCCATCTCCGCCATGGCCTTCTCCTTGCGCTGCAGTTCCTTTCTGAGGGCTTTGATCTCCCGCTGGTCCTGGGCGCGGAGCTTCTCGAGCTCCTTCTGTTCGGCCATCGTCAGCACCGGCTTGGCGTTGGCATCCTGGGCCGCCTGCCGCCAACGGCTCACCTGCTCAGGGAACAGGCCCCGCTCGCGGCAGTAGGCGCTGAGTTCGGTGGCATTGAGCCCGGCGCTTTCCAGCACCACCGTGAACTTGTCGGCGGCGTTCCAGCCCTCTGGTTCCTTCTCGGATGCCGGCACCACCTCTCCCTGCAACCGCCAGGCCTTCCTCCATTTGTAGAGGGTCATCACGTGAATGCCCAGCTCCTCTGAAATCCGGGCCACGCTCTGCCTGTGGGGCGGGTGCATCCGTCTCCTCACATCAGCCTTAACGGCCTCGCTGTATCGGCGCATTGGTCATGTCCTCAAGCCCCCGGATGGATGGATCAAAGGGGTGACATCTTTCCTGAAACCGGGGGCCCTTGCTGATGGGCACCCCCAGCTGGCGATTGCCCTTAGCCGCCTCAGTGTTCTGGAATGCCGCGTGGGGCCCCTACGGCGCTGGGATCAGTCAAGTTTGGAGCGCTTCGATGGCTTTTTCGCCCGCAGCGATTTGCTGTGGCAAGAGCTCAGCCCAGCGGTGGTGGAGCAGGCCACAACGTTGCGAGCCCACCATGGGCTCCGCACCCCCGATGCCCTGCAGGCGGCCTGTTGCCTGCAACTGGGCCAAGACGCGGTGATGCTCAGTGGCGATGGCGATTTTGAACGCATTGCGGGGTTGCGGCTGCGTCTGATCCGTTGAGCTCAGCGCAAGGATCATTTCTTTCCATAGGTGGCATCGGACGTGGCCATTCCTCTCGATCAAGCGCGTTGCTTGGGGGTGTCAGGCAATCTGTATAGGTTGTACAGATTTTGGATGCTTTCAGCTCAGTCCCAGCCGGCGGCGGCGATCAGCCAGGCTCACCGTGATCGACTCAAGCCGGCTCAGACCTGATCGATAGAGGCCAATGAAGGGAGATCACGGCTGACGTGGAGAATGCGAACCAAAAGCAAAGACGAAGCACCAGGCTGAAACAGGATCAAGAAGCGCTGCTGAACACAGCAACGGATGTCAAGACCGAGCGCAGTGCTCTCGGATGGCTTGGATAAACCGAATAGCTGCAGGTGCGCTGTCGATCGCGATGGTGTCTGCGATCTCTTCTAGATCCAATTCAGCCTGCTGAGAAAAGACAACCTCCATCAATCAAGGCTCAACCAACACAGCGGAATGGTTGCTGTACTTCTGCTCGAGCCTCTGAAACACAGTTTCAGCGCTCTGCCCTGGCCCGCTGTCCAGTCCGTGGCGCACGTCTGCGCGAAGGGCTGCCAGAGCTGCTGCATGACGCTGCTCTTCTTGCTCGAGGAGTCTCAGGGCATCACGCACAACCTCGCTGGCACTTGCGTAGCGGCCACCACTGATCTGATCCTTGATGAACTGCTCGAAATGGGAACCAACGACGTAACTGGAAGGCATCACCAGCGGCGCTCACGAGGCCACCGGCCTGAGCGCCGCGGCAGCGTCAGGACGTTCAAGCCATTCCCCCGTACTCCTCCAGCAGCGAAATCACGTCTCGGACTCGCCTGGCATTGCGTTCGGAGGGGTCGAGCTGGTGCCTGTGCTGGACAAGATTGCACTGAGCTTGCTGCTGAGCTCGTCGAAACGCTCGTCGAGCTTCCGTAGCCGCTCGTCCTCTTGCCTCCTCTGCTCGTCTTCTCTCCTCATCTGCAGAATTCTCTGCTCGAGCTCGTATTGCTGCACGCTTGTATCGATCGTTGGATGCCAACTTGCTGTTCTATGGCCGCCGGCACGGCGGCAACGATGCAAGGAATTCCTGCTTGCTGCGGTAGGTCGACGGAAGTGGCTCCCAGGAGGTCGACATGGGTGTAATTGGTAAAAAGTGTGATCAGGGCGAGGAGCACTGCGGCGAAAACCGTGATCCAGCCTTGACGGTCAAATCCCAAAGCCACCGTAGCCAGCCCAAACCCTGAATACAGGTTAGTACAGGCAAACTAGCAGGGCATCCGTGGAATCGCGGACCGGGCGGATGGCCGGATCTCGCACGGCACCCCTCAGCCCTGGGCGGCCTCCGCGGTGGCTGCAGCGGCCCACGCCAACCAGGCGGTGGTGGCAGCAGTGCAGGCCAAGGCGCTTTTTTGGTGGCGCCACCGCCACAGCGGCTTTAACGCGCGGCAGCAGAAGCTGCTCAACCGGCTGCTCGATGCAGAACCCGAAGGGTTTGAAGGGGGGATGACCCTGGGTAAAACGATTGG
Protein-coding regions in this window:
- the rfbC gene encoding dTDP-4-dehydrorhamnose 3,5-epimerase; translation: MRAESLRGSGGAVVEGPLLLTPQVFGDDRGFFLESWNGERWQELLAAHGQSPVPFVQDNHSRSARGVLRGLHWQLPPHPQAKLVRCVLGSIFDVAVDLRRGSPSFGQWLGAELSAANHQQLWVPVGFAHGFLTLSEHAEVLYKTTDFWSRSCERALRWDDPDLAISWPQLETAPLLSEKDGAAPLLAELGAADRFD
- the rfbB gene encoding dTDP-glucose 4,6-dehydratase; the encoded protein is MMTDLLPAGINRVLVTGGAGFIGGAVVRRLLRDTTAAVFNLDKVGYASDLTSIGPNPRHQLLKVDLADAAATAEAVCAADPDLVMHLAAESHVDRSIDGPGAFIESNVTGSFNLLQAVRTHWEALASERQGRFRFHHISTDEVFGSLGPEGRFSETTPYDPRSPYSASKAASDHLVSAWHHTYGLPVVLTNCSNNYGPWQFPEKLIPVVILKAAAGEPIPLYGDGANVRDWLYVEDHVEALLLAATRGRLGQSYCVGGAGDHGSPSERTNKQVVEAICSLMDQLRPEGAPHGRLITPVTDRPGHDRRYAIDAAKITSELGWRPGHSFEAGLGATVRWYLDNLAWCGRVQAQAGYQGQRIGTRAPGLPA
- the rfbD gene encoding dTDP-4-dehydrorhamnose reductase; the encoded protein is MKVLLTGAAGQLGQALIHSRPEGVGLIACGRAELDLADPQACAAAVRLHRPAWVLNAGAYTAVDRAESEPELAQAVNGGAPAAFAEALASTGGRLLQVSTDFVFNGAQGSPYRPDQPLDPLGVYGASKAAGEVAALQLAGARVLRTSWVYGPVGQNFCRTMLRLHRERPQIGVVADQVGCPTSTHTLAAACWRAIGLGAPAGADQPRILHWSDAGAASWYDFAVAIGELGVAAGLLERAASVRPLTSAEYPTPAQRPSYSLLDCSASRAALGLEPQHWRAALAEVLGVVLAEVRPAS
- a CDS encoding N-acetylmuramoyl-L-alanine amidase, whose amino-acid sequence is MAATIYLHWAATAYTWVRSGLYHSIIRGDGQVQRLHSYAVDLPAHTWRRNSNAIALSCACMGGRPDPWTIPPTPMQLEALCQEAAAVARSWGWDAGAITIQRLMTHAEAAANRDGRQPHDNYGPVIWGGTGERWDLLQLEKGGPPTGGEQLRQRVRQILRGEAGAAGATGASGAEMAPDPEPLQFVRSSVIQARGEPLATAIDEHGSSWALAAELLERYGLAFEWDGQRRRIIVGALDVVPLFREDAVQASVGWPLVEITLQQALAPVILRGILREGRAWCRVLEFAEEFGISASFDPFALAERRGG
- a CDS encoding PIN domain-containing protein translates to MTRQMGSLLLLDTSALLTLRDDEPGAERVEQTLEQPDRCYACFLSRMEVLYRVWKDEDERAGRLAYEQLKALPLRWVEASERLLEQAASIKTRHSLSLADAWIAAAAQQVGATLLHKDPEFRAIVDLPQEWLR
- a CDS encoding AbrB/MazE/SpoVT family DNA-binding domain-containing protein, coding for MRSTITARGQTVIPAAIRTRFSLGPAQRLEWIVEADGSIRVVPVDPSPVKAFRGMGRRSGSSQRLLADREAERLADE
- a CDS encoding PIN domain-containing protein, with the protein product MTSFLKPGALADGHPQLAIALSRLSVLECRVGPLRRWDQSSLERFDGFFARSDLLWQELSPAVVEQATTLRAHHGLRTPDALQAACCLQLGQDAVMLSGDGDFERIAGLRLRLIR
- a CDS encoding type II toxin-antitoxin system RelE/ParE family toxin produces the protein MEVVFSQQAELDLEEIADTIAIDSAPAAIRFIQAIREHCARS
- a CDS encoding type II toxin-antitoxin system ParD family antitoxin; the encoded protein is MPSSYVVGSHFEQFIKDQISGGRYASASEVVRDALRLLEQEEQRHAAALAALRADVRHGLDSGPGQSAETVFQRLEQKYSNHSAVLVEP